The following proteins are encoded in a genomic region of Bacillota bacterium:
- the ptsP gene encoding phosphoenolpyruvate--protein phosphotransferase, producing the protein MLKGKGVSPGIAVGPAFFLKRPEPCPESQGLAATGQSLSSLRQAFKKASLELEALEEKARRELGPDHASILAAQRLMLEDPALWDRIEQGVLAQGRPVSEALQVAVDEMALALESLDDPYIGERAADIRDVGARVLRILRGGQGQPGLTLDEPAIVVAWELAPSETIQLPREMVLGILTGAGGKTSHTAIIARQMGVPAVVGAGDGIREIIQGQTLVLDGDEGTVIPGADPETLWTYQERARRSKAAAEATKAWASLPSVTKDGRRIEVACNIASPQDVPGCLEVGCDGIGLFRTEFLYTGRDPSPSEEQQFEAYRQVVEALAPRPVIIRTMDVGGDKALPCLGPEKEDNPFLGFRGIRVCLGNPEAFKTQLRAILRTSPFGKIRIMFPMITALEELRQAKDLLERVQRDLILEGLEVDDSVQVGIMIEVPSAAVMARELARECDFFSIGSNDLIQYTLAADRLNERVSYLYSHYNPAVLRLIDLTVRSAHAEGIWVGICGEMAADASMVPFLIGAGIDELSVAPSALLRVKENLLSCDSTEVANIAREVLSLPTEAEVRSALMRA; encoded by the coding sequence GTGTTGAAAGGAAAAGGGGTTTCCCCCGGGATAGCCGTTGGTCCTGCCTTTTTTCTCAAACGACCCGAACCGTGCCCCGAAAGCCAAGGGCTGGCTGCAACCGGGCAGTCCCTTTCCAGCCTGCGCCAGGCCTTCAAGAAGGCCTCGCTGGAGCTGGAAGCCCTGGAGGAGAAGGCCAGGAGGGAACTGGGTCCTGACCATGCCTCTATCCTCGCCGCTCAGAGGCTGATGCTGGAAGACCCGGCGCTCTGGGACAGGATCGAGCAAGGTGTCCTCGCCCAAGGCAGGCCTGTCTCCGAAGCCCTGCAAGTGGCGGTGGACGAGATGGCCCTGGCCCTGGAGAGCCTGGATGACCCATATATCGGGGAACGCGCCGCAGACATCAGGGATGTGGGCGCCAGGGTCCTGCGCATTCTGCGGGGGGGCCAGGGTCAACCTGGACTGACCCTGGATGAGCCGGCGATCGTCGTGGCGTGGGAACTGGCGCCGTCAGAGACCATCCAGTTACCGCGAGAGATGGTCCTGGGGATCCTCACAGGGGCGGGGGGCAAGACGTCCCACACAGCGATCATCGCACGCCAGATGGGAGTCCCCGCCGTGGTTGGCGCGGGCGATGGGATCCGCGAGATCATCCAGGGCCAGACACTGGTGCTCGACGGGGATGAGGGTACGGTCATCCCAGGCGCCGACCCCGAGACGCTCTGGACCTACCAAGAAAGGGCAAGGAGATCAAAAGCGGCGGCAGAGGCAACCAAAGCCTGGGCATCCCTCCCCTCAGTGACCAAGGACGGCAGGAGGATTGAGGTGGCATGCAACATCGCCTCACCCCAGGATGTCCCCGGATGCCTGGAGGTGGGATGTGATGGCATCGGCCTCTTTAGAACCGAGTTCCTTTACACCGGAAGGGACCCTTCGCCCAGCGAGGAGCAGCAGTTCGAGGCCTACAGGCAGGTGGTGGAGGCACTGGCGCCGCGGCCGGTGATAATCAGGACCATGGATGTGGGCGGGGACAAGGCTCTCCCCTGTCTCGGCCCTGAAAAGGAGGATAATCCCTTCCTCGGGTTCCGGGGGATACGGGTATGCCTCGGCAATCCCGAGGCGTTCAAGACGCAACTCAGGGCGATCCTGCGCACCAGCCCCTTCGGGAAAATAAGGATCATGTTTCCCATGATCACGGCACTGGAGGAGCTGCGACAGGCCAAGGACCTGCTAGAAAGGGTGCAACGGGACCTCATCCTGGAGGGACTCGAGGTGGATGACAGCGTGCAGGTGGGCATCATGATAGAGGTGCCCTCTGCGGCAGTCATGGCCAGGGAACTGGCAAGGGAGTGTGACTTCTTCAGCATAGGCAGCAACGACCTCATCCAGTACACCCTCGCCGCTGACAGGTTGAATGAGAGGGTTTCCTACCTTTACTCTCACTATAACCCGGCAGTGCTAAGGCTCATCGACCTGACGGTCAGGTCCGCTCACGCCGAGGGCATCTGGGTGGGCATATGCGGTGAGATGGCGGCGGACGCCAGCATGGTTCCCTTCCTCATCGGCGCCGGGATCGATGAGCTTAGCGTGGCCCCATCAGCCCTGCTCAGGGTGAAGGAGAACCTCCTTTCCTGCGACTCGACGGAGGTGGCGAACATCGCCAGGGAGGTGCTCTCGTTGCCCACGGAAGCCGAGGTCAGAAGTGCCCTGATGAGGGCTTGA
- a CDS encoding endospore germination permease, with amino-acid sequence MWGKISSRQLLFMVSLSRISIVVVSLPVITVTKVLQDAWIAAIVATAISLLLGTLLGSLMMRFPKRSFAEISRDSLGLFLGIPTGLLVSLLFCFIALLRTRELAFLLMTSALPEAPDSVVAITAWLVAAYGAYLGPDAMGRSAEFLFTLVGLSIITGFILLFMSPVRPDIFFLEPILARGILPVIHASANPIFWFLMSSGLALGLGKYCVDPPRIRRAVNGALLISGITLVVLSVTVLIYMGPYQAKDQFSPLLSLAHIAFVAGIVERLDIVVATLWMLGVVFDVTVLLLVASIMLADALGTRPKSAVLVLFAAGLVPLAFRLGDPFQLRKVLEPVPTTLATVALSGLIGLVFLVSVIRGIGRGRGRLKNG; translated from the coding sequence TTGTGGGGTAAAATCAGTTCCAGACAACTGCTCTTCATGGTCTCATTGTCCAGGATATCGATTGTCGTGGTTTCCTTGCCTGTGATAACCGTGACCAAAGTTCTCCAGGACGCCTGGATCGCCGCCATAGTGGCAACGGCCATATCTCTCCTGCTAGGAACACTGCTAGGCTCACTCATGATGAGGTTTCCGAAGCGGAGCTTCGCCGAAATCTCCCGAGACTCCCTGGGACTTTTCCTGGGGATCCCCACTGGGCTCTTGGTAAGCCTCTTGTTCTGCTTCATTGCCCTATTGAGAACTCGGGAGTTAGCCTTCTTGTTGATGACATCAGCGCTCCCGGAAGCACCAGATTCGGTCGTGGCCATCACGGCATGGCTGGTGGCCGCCTATGGCGCCTACTTGGGCCCGGATGCCATGGGTCGCAGTGCCGAATTCCTTTTCACCCTTGTGGGGCTATCCATCATTACTGGCTTCATTCTCCTCTTCATGTCTCCGGTAAGACCCGACATCTTCTTCCTTGAACCCATACTAGCGCGGGGAATCCTGCCTGTCATCCACGCTTCTGCGAATCCCATCTTCTGGTTCCTCATGTCCAGTGGCTTGGCGCTAGGACTGGGTAAATACTGTGTTGATCCGCCCAGGATCAGGCGTGCGGTGAACGGAGCGCTTCTCATCTCTGGGATCACGCTGGTCGTCCTGTCGGTGACAGTACTGATTTACATGGGACCTTACCAGGCAAAAGACCAGTTTTCCCCATTGCTTTCCCTGGCTCATATAGCCTTCGTCGCAGGCATCGTTGAAAGGCTTGATATCGTCGTTGCCACCTTGTGGATGCTTGGTGTGGTGTTCGACGTGACCGTTCTTCTTCTTGTCGCCTCAATAATGCTGGCGGATGCTCTTGGAACCCGGCCGAAGTCCGCTGTCCTTGTCCTTTTCGCTGCGGGACTGGTTCCCCTCGCATTCAGGTTAGGCGACCCATTCCAATTACGCAAGGTCCTTGAACCGGTGCCCACCACTTTGGCAACCGTAGCCCTTTCTGGACTTATTGGCCTAGTCTTCCTGGTATCAGTGATTCGTGGTATTGGCCGTGGAAGGGGGAGGCTCAAGAATGGCTAG
- a CDS encoding PTS sugar transporter subunit IIA, with protein sequence MNGGMRHMADPPMLTPDLLLRFPGDTVPTQPDLLEAMAKRLQAAGAVDERFLPALLEREANYPTGLPTEGIGFAIPHADAGLALRSAMCVALLSEPVAFHRMDCPEEQVSVQVVVMLALANPDQQAQVLGSITRSFEDARFWRSLVESPLSHEDLVSRIKGRMMPEES encoded by the coding sequence ATGAACGGCGGGATGAGGCACATGGCTGATCCCCCCATGCTGACACCCGACTTGCTCCTGAGATTCCCTGGGGACACAGTCCCCACCCAACCGGACCTCCTGGAGGCGATGGCCAAGAGACTCCAGGCCGCCGGCGCCGTTGACGAGAGGTTTCTCCCAGCGCTGCTGGAGCGGGAGGCCAACTACCCCACGGGCCTTCCCACGGAGGGCATAGGCTTTGCCATACCTCACGCTGACGCCGGGCTGGCCCTGCGCTCGGCCATGTGTGTGGCACTGCTTTCAGAACCCGTAGCCTTCCATAGGATGGATTGCCCGGAGGAGCAGGTGAGCGTGCAGGTAGTCGTCATGCTGGCCTTGGCCAATCCGGATCAGCAGGCCCAGGTTCTGGGAAGCATCACACGCAGCTTCGAGGATGCCCGCTTCTGGAGATCGCTGGTGGAATCTCCCCTGTCCCACGAGGATCTGGTTTCTCGGATAAAGGGCAGGATGATGCCTGAAGAATCTTGA
- a CDS encoding tetratricopeptide repeat protein: MKGDFKEALSLWRRSDPEARLEEVRSFMAEACFRMAQVQRLQGRYQAAMSYLTEASSLWPSRASYPYHLGLEFHRSGNLKRAEAEYQRVLALEPNHDRALFHLALARMERTMAKDSDRAGGAGALAEFVDWLDGPQGRLLKPQEREFYAHDGHGPLPFPGALQG, encoded by the coding sequence ATGAAGGGGGACTTCAAGGAGGCCCTCTCGCTGTGGCGGCGTTCTGATCCCGAGGCGCGGCTGGAAGAGGTCCGTTCCTTCATGGCCGAGGCCTGCTTCCGCATGGCCCAAGTACAGCGTTTACAGGGAAGGTACCAGGCAGCCATGAGCTACCTGACGGAGGCTTCTTCCCTGTGGCCCTCCAGGGCAAGCTATCCCTACCACCTCGGGCTGGAGTTTCACCGATCAGGGAACCTGAAACGGGCGGAAGCGGAATACCAGAGAGTGCTCGCCCTGGAACCCAACCATGACAGGGCCCTGTTCCACTTGGCGCTGGCCCGCATGGAGAGGACCATGGCGAAGGACTCGGACCGGGCAGGTGGCGCTGGAGCCCTAGCTGAATTCGTTGACTGGCTTGACGGACCCCAGGGCCGCTTACTGAAACCCCAGGAACGGGAGTTTTACGCCCACGATGGACATGGTCCTCTCCCTTTCCCCGGAGCGCTCCAGGGCTGA
- a CDS encoding saccharopine dehydrogenase NADP-binding domain-containing protein has protein sequence MLGGAGAMGRATVMDLCKISQVKEVLIGDIDDAGDALARKAGPKATYPRVDIMDDEVLAGSIKGSAVTVNCTQYYHDTQVMMACIVAGTHHTDLGGPFPPDREAIGTGQ, from the coding sequence GTGCTGGGTGGAGCCGGTGCCATGGGGCGTGCTACTGTCATGGACCTTTGTAAGATCTCCCAGGTTAAAGAGGTGCTGATCGGAGATATCGATGATGCTGGCGATGCCCTGGCGCGGAAGGCTGGACCCAAAGCCACATACCCCAGAGTAGATATCATGGACGATGAGGTATTGGCTGGTTCTATTAAGGGCTCGGCTGTCACGGTCAACTGCACTCAGTACTACCATGATACTCAGGTGATGATGGCCTGCATCGTGGCAGGGACTCACCACACAGATCTAGGGGGGCCTTTTCCACCAGACAGGGAGGCAATTGGAACTGGACAGTGA
- a CDS encoding HPr family phosphocarrier protein → MEEQVVERMVTIRTEAGLHARPAALFVQAAAKYSSRLSVLKDGREANAKSILEVLALGAGRGSVVTLKAEGPDEDAAMERLVSILSGDI, encoded by the coding sequence GTGGAGGAGCAAGTGGTGGAGAGGATGGTAACAATCCGGACAGAGGCAGGCCTCCATGCCAGGCCCGCCGCCCTATTCGTCCAGGCGGCCGCCAAGTACTCATCCCGGCTGAGCGTACTCAAGGACGGCAGGGAAGCGAACGCCAAGAGCATCCTGGAGGTACTTGCCCTGGGCGCGGGCCGCGGATCCGTCGTCACATTGAAGGCAGAGGGACCCGATGAGGATGCAGCCATGGAGAGACTCGTATCCATCCTATCCGGGGATATCTGA
- a CDS encoding spore germination protein — MLKELLRVVARRRAPRNQIGQRPSTPLSKHIGDEINAITGLFGHPSDLIVRQFLVGGRPNWKIAVVLLQGIVDEVAVNDTILKPLVLWARPTLIDMQKRDIMHQMKTRIITAQDVIEVRTREEAISHILAGQSVILVEGQEVALVVRTKSVPSRGIEQATSEQTVRGPRVGFTELIRDNLALLRLHMKTPDLAVEDLRVGRKSQTDVRLIYLRSIVHPEIIQEVRRRVKSIDTDVVLDSGMIQNLVRDHPYSIFSTIRATERPDSTIADINEGRVALLVDGSPFALTMPNHFYSFFASPEDHYVGFPVTSTLRIFRVLGFFLSVMITPLYIAATSFHQELIPLPLLLNIAATHAAVPFPVVVDALIAEVIVEILREAGVRLPQQFGPAVSIVGALVLGQAAVQAAFIAPGLVIVITAATIASFSVPRAEAAISFRLLRFPLLLVASILGLYGIALGLLVVLYHVSSMKSLGMPFMALYTPGRVSEIGENLVIVPAQVARPVRPSAHRDRLRRGTPPEIREPREDGDTGEE, encoded by the coding sequence GTGCTGAAGGAGTTGTTGCGGGTTGTGGCTCGGAGAAGGGCTCCAAGAAACCAGATAGGACAAAGGCCATCTACCCCCCTGTCAAAACACATCGGGGATGAGATCAACGCTATCACAGGGTTGTTTGGTCATCCTAGCGACCTGATAGTAAGGCAGTTTCTGGTTGGAGGACGGCCTAACTGGAAGATCGCCGTAGTGCTCCTGCAGGGCATCGTTGATGAGGTTGCCGTGAATGACACGATTCTCAAGCCCCTCGTTCTATGGGCAAGACCGACTCTCATCGACATGCAGAAGAGGGACATCATGCACCAGATGAAGACCCGCATCATAACCGCGCAGGATGTGATTGAGGTCCGGACCCGTGAAGAGGCCATATCTCACATTCTGGCTGGCCAATCAGTAATCCTGGTAGAGGGGCAAGAAGTCGCTCTTGTCGTACGTACAAAGAGCGTTCCCTCTAGAGGCATTGAGCAGGCTACTAGCGAGCAAACGGTTAGGGGCCCACGGGTTGGCTTTACGGAACTAATCAGAGACAACCTGGCACTTCTGCGCCTGCATATGAAGACACCGGACCTTGCTGTGGAGGACTTGAGAGTAGGTCGAAAAAGCCAGACAGACGTCAGGCTAATCTACCTGAGGTCCATTGTCCACCCGGAGATTATCCAGGAGGTGCGGCGCCGGGTAAAATCCATCGATACCGACGTTGTGCTGGATAGCGGGATGATCCAGAACCTTGTTCGAGACCATCCATACTCAATCTTTTCAACCATAAGGGCTACGGAAAGGCCAGATTCCACCATTGCTGACATTAACGAGGGTCGTGTAGCCCTCTTGGTGGACGGGAGTCCCTTTGCCCTCACTATGCCTAACCACTTCTATTCATTCTTTGCCTCGCCTGAGGACCACTACGTGGGTTTCCCTGTCACCTCAACCCTGAGGATATTCCGGGTGCTAGGCTTCTTCCTTTCGGTCATGATTACGCCCTTATACATTGCCGCCACATCATTTCACCAAGAACTCATACCACTACCGCTGCTCCTCAATATCGCAGCCACACATGCGGCGGTTCCTTTCCCGGTGGTGGTTGATGCTCTTATTGCTGAAGTAATAGTGGAAATCCTGCGTGAGGCCGGCGTTAGGTTGCCCCAGCAATTTGGCCCGGCTGTGAGTATCGTGGGAGCCTTGGTTCTCGGTCAAGCCGCTGTACAGGCCGCATTCATAGCCCCCGGGCTGGTTATAGTCATTACTGCAGCCACAATAGCATCCTTCTCGGTACCCCGGGCAGAGGCAGCAATATCCTTTAGGCTGTTGCGTTTTCCTCTTCTTCTTGTGGCGTCAATACTGGGCCTCTATGGGATTGCCCTAGGGCTGCTGGTTGTTTTATACCATGTTTCCTCAATGAAGTCCCTAGGCATGCCCTTCATGGCCCTCTACACGCCCGGGCGTGTCAGTGAAATTGGCGAAAATCTTGTAATCGTGCCAGCACAGGTTGCAAGGCCTGTGAGGCCATCGGCCCATAGGGACAGGTTGAGACGCGGGACACCGCCAGAAATCCGCGAGCCCCGGGAGGACGGGGACACAGGAGAAGAGTGA
- a CDS encoding DeoR/GlpR family DNA-binding transcription regulator produces the protein MNARDRRVKLLEYVKSQPITRPAELASALSVSAETIRRDLGHLLKDGLIAKTHGGVVAVKQRGVEIPYAARATKMITEKRAIGRAAARLIEPGDCIIIEGGTTAMELVRSISHKDDLMVATQSIEVAMLLEQLGNIRVFLLGGWVRGKDWIVYGNHALHALKNLHVDKAFIGGAGLSLQHGLTDYFDEEVNMRKCMIEGASETVLMVDHSKFDAVALLTVAPLTAIDVVVTDSRCSPSHIQRLKEAGIRVIVAEVDDERRDEAHG, from the coding sequence ATGAATGCGAGGGACCGCCGGGTCAAGCTGTTGGAGTACGTGAAGAGCCAGCCGATCACCAGGCCAGCGGAGCTGGCTAGCGCTCTCAGTGTCTCAGCGGAAACTATCCGGAGGGACCTGGGGCACCTCTTGAAGGACGGGCTTATTGCAAAAACCCACGGCGGGGTGGTAGCTGTAAAACAGCGCGGTGTGGAAATTCCTTACGCGGCCCGCGCCACCAAGATGATCACCGAGAAGCGTGCAATAGGCCGGGCGGCGGCCCGCCTGATCGAACCCGGTGACTGCATCATCATAGAGGGCGGGACCACCGCGATGGAGCTTGTCCGGAGCATCTCCCACAAGGATGATCTGATGGTGGCCACCCAATCTATAGAGGTCGCCATGCTGCTGGAGCAGCTCGGGAATATCCGGGTTTTCCTCTTGGGGGGGTGGGTTCGGGGCAAGGACTGGATAGTGTATGGCAATCATGCCTTGCATGCCCTGAAGAACCTTCATGTGGATAAGGCCTTCATAGGTGGGGCGGGGCTTTCACTGCAGCACGGCCTCACGGACTACTTCGATGAGGAAGTCAACATGCGCAAATGCATGATAGAGGGAGCATCCGAGACAGTTCTGATGGTTGACCACTCAAAATTCGACGCGGTGGCGCTCCTGACGGTAGCCCCTTTGACAGCCATTGACGTTGTGGTGACTGACAGCCGGTGTTCTCCCAGCCACATCCAGCGATTGAAAGAGGCGGGTATCAGGGTCATAGTGGCGGAGGTCGATGATGAACGGCGGGATGAGGCACATGGCTGA
- a CDS encoding DUF4143 domain-containing protein — translation METAVLSEIVKTLTHRGQTPQVYFWRTSAGIEVDIVVETGGRLVPIEVKTTATPHPAMGSSIRTFLRDFGDKAVPGYVVHPGSVRLPLGTNVLAFPFSHL, via the coding sequence ATGGAAACAGCAGTCTTGTCAGAAATAGTGAAGACACTCACACACCGTGGTCAGACCCCACAAGTTTATTTCTGGCGAACCTCCGCCGGAATAGAGGTAGACATCGTTGTTGAGACCGGTGGGAGACTCGTCCCCATTGAGGTGAAGACTACGGCGACGCCACACCCGGCCATGGGCTCCTCTATTAGGACGTTTCTGCGAGACTTTGGTGATAAGGCCGTGCCGGGTTACGTGGTCCATCCTGGCAGTGTTCGCCTACCATTGGGGACAAACGTACTGGCATTTCCATTTTCTCATTTGTAG
- a CDS encoding PTS galactitol transporter subunit IIB yields the protein MTRKRVLVVCGTAGITSTVAEREIMKAAASAGIDVQTIKLTPHEARLRANEADLIVSMTALQGDFGIPLINGISFVTGLGKAETIKRIVDELKK from the coding sequence GTGACTAGGAAGAGGGTGCTGGTGGTATGTGGGACAGCGGGCATAACCTCAACAGTGGCGGAGAGGGAGATCATGAAGGCAGCGGCTTCCGCGGGCATCGATGTCCAGACCATCAAACTCACTCCTCACGAGGCAAGGCTCAGGGCGAACGAGGCCGACCTCATCGTAAGTATGACTGCGCTTCAGGGTGACTTCGGAATCCCATTGATAAACGGGATCTCCTTTGTCACGGGTTTGGGCAAGGCTGAGACCATCAAGCGCATCGTGGATGAGCTAAAGAAGTGA
- a CDS encoding Ger(x)C family spore germination protein: MASGQGRLPTGLLICLLALGISGCWGSIETDDLAIIGSVGLDRVTPGKVLVSLEVSNPQALAAGLGQQGVANTVGWVLMEEGSTVPNAIKNVQRRVPQKIFLGQVSTIVVGMNLARDGVQPYLDYFARENLVRRSIYITTCDSAAGLLQRPFIQNLPSLTLRGLVDATTRFSGKSVRVSLNEFLMKMAEPGIEPITMHTAGRKTQDTQVKKQGGEVRQAKPSASREQPLESELNIPGMLPRDSPVLDPLSEYGTGEKLRGLTINLGIAAFRDDRLVGFLDGNDARGYLWVTARMVRGSIVEVPNPRREGVILALLVRSVESSLTPILDGKTPRMKVEVRLELEMSQIPQDLYDDDLRLRQEIQAAVNELVKGEMRKTLRTVQQEFRSDIFGFGQSLYRKYPKAWEAMASKWNEEIFPEVEVDLTVDSKILISNAVFRSK, translated from the coding sequence ATGGCTAGTGGCCAAGGACGGTTGCCTACGGGTCTTCTTATATGCCTTCTGGCATTGGGCATTTCCGGCTGCTGGGGCAGTATCGAGACAGATGACTTGGCGATAATCGGCTCCGTTGGCCTTGATAGGGTGACCCCTGGCAAGGTGCTGGTCTCGCTGGAGGTCAGTAACCCACAGGCCTTGGCTGCTGGTCTCGGCCAGCAGGGAGTGGCCAATACTGTGGGGTGGGTGCTGATGGAAGAGGGATCCACAGTGCCCAACGCGATCAAGAACGTTCAGCGAAGGGTCCCACAAAAGATATTCCTAGGCCAAGTTAGCACTATAGTAGTGGGCATGAACCTGGCTCGGGATGGGGTTCAGCCTTACCTTGACTATTTCGCCAGGGAGAACCTAGTGCGAAGAAGTATCTATATCACAACCTGCGACTCGGCAGCTGGTCTTCTTCAAAGACCCTTTATACAGAACCTGCCCTCTTTGACCCTAAGGGGATTGGTGGATGCAACAACACGCTTCTCCGGAAAATCTGTCCGGGTTTCACTGAACGAGTTCCTCATGAAGATGGCGGAGCCCGGGATTGAACCGATAACCATGCATACCGCTGGAAGGAAGACCCAAGACACTCAGGTTAAGAAGCAGGGCGGAGAAGTACGGCAGGCCAAGCCCTCGGCCAGCCGGGAGCAGCCACTGGAAAGCGAGTTAAACATCCCTGGAATGCTTCCCCGTGATTCCCCAGTGCTTGACCCCCTTAGCGAGTATGGTACGGGGGAAAAACTCCGCGGGCTCACCATCAATCTGGGAATCGCGGCGTTCAGAGATGATAGGCTGGTAGGGTTTCTTGATGGCAATGACGCCAGGGGGTATCTATGGGTCACCGCTAGGATGGTGAGGGGCTCGATCGTGGAGGTGCCCAATCCTAGGCGAGAGGGCGTCATCCTTGCGCTTCTTGTCAGAAGCGTGGAATCGTCCTTGACTCCCATCCTGGATGGTAAAACCCCAAGAATGAAGGTTGAGGTGCGTCTGGAACTGGAAATGAGCCAGATTCCCCAAGACCTGTATGATGATGACCTCCGGTTGAGACAGGAAATCCAAGCAGCTGTCAATGAGCTGGTAAAGGGGGAAATGCGGAAGACCCTCCGAACGGTGCAACAGGAGTTCCGCTCCGATATCTTTGGCTTTGGCCAGTCACTGTACAGGAAATACCCCAAGGCATGGGAAGCAATGGCATCAAAATGGAACGAGGAGATCTTCCCAGAAGTGGAAGTGGACCTTACCGTTGACAGCAAGATCCTAATATCGAATGCAGTATTTCGCTCGAAGTGA